Proteins from one Mycteria americana isolate JAX WOST 10 ecotype Jacksonville Zoo and Gardens chromosome 1, USCA_MyAme_1.0, whole genome shotgun sequence genomic window:
- the H1-0 gene encoding histone H1.0 — MTESPVPAPAPAAKPKRARVARRPAAHPTYSDMIVAAIRAEKSRGGSSRQSIQKYVKSHYKVGQHADVQIKLSIRRLLAAGILKQTKGVGASGSFRLAKADKAKKSPSRKKKKVARKSTSPRKAARPRKAKSPAKKPKSAARKARKKSRASPKKAKKPKTVKAKSLKTSKPKKAKRSKPKAKSSARKSPKKK, encoded by the coding sequence ATGACCGAGagcccggtcccggccccggctccggccgccaAGCCCAAGCGGGCCAGGGtggcgcggcggccggcggcccACCCCACCTACTCGGACATGATCGTGGCGGCCATCCGGGCCGAGAAGAGccgcggcggctcctcccgccaGTCCATCCAGAAGTACGTGAAGAGCCACTACAAGGTGGGCCAGCACGCCGACGTCCAGATCAAGCTCTCCATTCGGCGGCTGCTCGCCGCCGGCATCCTCAAGCAGACCAAAGGGGTCGGCGCCTCTGGCTCCTTCCGCCTGGCCAAGGCCGACAAGGCGAAGAAGTCCCCGtccaggaagaagaagaaggtggCCAGGAAATCCACGTCGCCCCGGAAAGCAGCTAGGCCCAGGAAAGCCAAGTCGCCGGCAAAGAAGCCCAAATCTGCCGCCAGGAAAGCCAGGAAGAAGTCGAGGGCCAGCCCGAAGAAAGCCAAGAAGCCAAAGACTGTTAAGGCCAAGTCACTGAAGACGTCCAAGCCCAAGAAGGCAAAGCGGTCGAAACCCAAAGCCAAGTCCAGCGCCCGGAAATCACCCAAGAAGAAGTGA